A single Triticum dicoccoides isolate Atlit2015 ecotype Zavitan chromosome 2A, WEW_v2.0, whole genome shotgun sequence DNA region contains:
- the LOC119358694 gene encoding basic blue protein-like — MARGTMVPTLLVLLLAIFCATTVVHSKEWIVGRQNGWFFSISNWGDDKPIKVGDVLVFKYKAIAHNVVQVSEEDYNACTVSRPSPTYRSGNDHIKVTSSGRFFFICYVKTPLHCENGMKIAITVQ, encoded by the exons ATGGCACGAGGAACCATGGTACCCACCCTTCTGGTGCTGCTTCTGGCTATTTTTTGCGCGACCACCGTCGTCCACAGCAAGGAATGGATCGTCGGTCGCCAGAACGGATGGTTCTTCAGCATCTCCAATTGGGGGGACGACAAGCCAATCAAGGTCGGCGATGTGCTTG TGTTCAAGTACAAGGCAATTGCACACAACGTGGTGCAGGTCTCAGAAGAAGACTACAACGCATGCACGGTCTCTCGCCCATCGCCGACCTACCGCTCCGGCAATGACCACATTAAGGTCACCAGCAGTGGCAGATTCTTCTTCATATGTTATGTGAAAACTCCTTTACACTGTGAGAATGGCATGAAGATAGCCATCACTGTCCAATAG
- the LOC119352856 gene encoding uncharacterized protein LOC119352856 codes for MSSELPPAAATAPAKPPLIPAAAATTTTTLATAGDGTTTISSLGQDQLLEIFLRLPNLPALVRAALTCRSWLGAVRSSRRFRRLFRALHPAPLLGIFLEVDNTTAPSFAPLRRSDPDVSAALHRGDFFLTSLPPDDGARTCWTVTDCRDGYILMWNSLWAVAAVNPMTWAADIISLPDDVAVGSLTGFVFLGFHLLCPEGSSRSFGVVCVGADVSRVRAAVFSSATRDWVVHPWVEIGGEYGLNYGAGALVNGSVYCPFYEDRRVIRINTATMDVSSLDLPSLPSWIIDYGQVDFIVGDTKDGELCMLYASDDFHLHVWIRGVDGDGIGVWVQQLIPSLSAQIERTTGESEGKLRVVQARSGCVYLYMTCITPAGRQRSWLFYHSLGTTEVELLIHGTFHDRAYPYIMAWPPCLIGDDEGTGHEVEGSH; via the coding sequence ATGAGCAGCGAactgccgccggcggcggcgactgCGCCAGCGAAACCTCCGTTGAtccccgctgccgccgccaccaccaccaccaccctcgccaccgctggcgacggaaCCACAACCATATCCTCGCTCGGCCAAGACCAGCTCCTCGAGATCTTCCTCCGGCTGCCGAACCTGCCGGCCCTCGTCCGCGCCGCGCTCACCTGCCGCTCGTGGCTCGGCGCCGTCCGCTCCTCCCGGCGCTTCCGCCGCCTCTTCCGCGCCCTCCACCCGGCGCCCCTCCTCGGGATCTTTCTCGAGGTCGACAACACCACCGCCCCCTCCTTCGCCCCCCTGCGCCGCTCAGATCCGGACGTCTCCGCCGCCCTCCACCGCGGCGActtcttcctcacctccctcccgCCGGACGACGGCGCGCGCACGTGCTGGACCGTCACGGACTGCCGCGACGGCTACATCCTCATGTGGAACTCGCTCTGGGCCGTGGCCGCGGTGAATCCCATGACCTGGGCTGCGGACATCATCTCGCTGCCCGACGATGTCGCGGTCGGGAGCCTCACCGGCTTCGTTTTCCTTGGCTTCCATCTGCTGTGTCCCGAGGGGAGCTCCAGGTCGTTCGGCGTGGTCTGCGTCGGCGCCGACGTGTCTAGGGTTCGCGCCGCCGTCTTCTCGTCGGCGACGAGGGATTGGGTCGTCCACCCGTGGGTGGAAATCGGCGGTGAGTACGGCCTAAATTACGGTGCTGGGGCGCTGGTGAATGGCTCTGTTTACTGCCCTTTCTATGAGGACAGACGTGTGATTAGGATAAACACAGCCACCATGGATGTCTCCTCTCTGGATCTGCCCTCATTACCCTCATGGATAATTGATTACGGGCAGGTCGATTTCATCGTTGGGGACACTAAGGATGGAGAGCTCTGCATGCTATATGCATCTGATGATTTTCACCTCCATGTTTGGATCCGTGGTGTGGACGGTGATGGAATTGGGGTTTGGGTGCAGCAGCTCATACCCTCTTTGAGCGCACAGATTGAGCGGACGACCGGGGAATCGGAGGGCAAACTCAGAGTTGTGCAAGCTAGGTCTGGATGTGTGTActtgtacatgacatgcataacCCCTGCTGGCAGACAACGCAGCTGGTTATTCTACCATTCATTGGGGACCACGGAGGTTGAGTTACTGATCCATGGGACATTTCATGACCGTGCCTATCCGTATATTATGGCCTGGCCTCCGTGTTTGATTGGTGATGATGAGGGCACTGGGCATGAAGTTGAAGGTTCTCACTGA